In one Pseudomonas fitomaticsae genomic region, the following are encoded:
- a CDS encoding arginine N-succinyltransferase, which translates to MLVLRPVEPTDLPQLQQLARDSLVGVTSLPDDSERLGEKIAASCASFDSDAAAQGPENYFFVLEDIDSHRLVGCSEILATAGFNEPFYSLRNRHFTSASRELNIEHGVPALSLCHDLSGHTLLRGFHIDEALVRTPFSELLSRARLLFIAAHAPRFAEAVITEIVGYSDAQGHSPFWDALGKHFFDLPYVEAERLCGLQSRTFLAELMPQYPIYVPMLPQAAQDCIGRIHPDGQEAFDILEREGFETNSYIDLFDAGPTLYARTANIRSIAQSQTVTVQEEPLIDARGRYLVSNDALHGFRAVVAELDFQPGQPLALDPALCAALNVRAGGTIRVIAL; encoded by the coding sequence ATGCTGGTCTTACGTCCAGTCGAGCCAACCGACCTGCCTCAATTGCAACAACTGGCGCGCGACAGCCTGGTGGGCGTCACCTCCCTGCCGGACGACAGCGAGCGCCTGGGCGAAAAAATCGCCGCGTCCTGCGCCTCGTTCGACAGCGATGCGGCCGCTCAGGGTCCGGAGAACTACTTCTTCGTGCTGGAAGACATCGACAGCCATCGACTGGTCGGCTGTTCGGAAATCCTCGCCACCGCAGGTTTCAACGAGCCGTTCTACAGCCTGCGCAACCGCCACTTCACCAGCGCTTCGCGGGAGCTGAACATCGAACACGGCGTGCCGGCACTGTCGCTGTGCCACGACCTGAGCGGGCATACGCTGCTGCGCGGTTTTCACATCGATGAAGCGCTGGTGCGCACGCCGTTTTCCGAACTGCTGTCGCGGGCACGGTTGCTGTTCATCGCTGCCCACGCGCCGCGATTTGCCGAAGCGGTGATCACCGAAATCGTCGGTTATAGCGATGCTCAAGGCCATTCACCGTTCTGGGATGCGCTGGGCAAACATTTCTTCGACCTGCCCTATGTCGAGGCCGAACGCCTGTGCGGCTTGCAAAGCCGCACGTTCCTGGCCGAACTGATGCCGCAATACCCGATCTACGTGCCGATGCTGCCCCAGGCCGCGCAGGACTGCATCGGCCGCATCCACCCGGACGGCCAGGAAGCCTTCGACATCCTTGAGCGCGAGGGCTTTGAAACCAACAGCTACATCGATTTGTTCGATGCCGGCCCGACCTTGTATGCACGCACCGCCAACATCCGTTCGATCGCGCAGAGCCAGACAGTCACGGTTCAGGAGGAACCCCTGATCGATGCTCGCGGTCGCTATCTGGTGAGCAACGATGCTCTGCATGGCTTTCGGGCAGTGGTCGCCGAGCTGGATTTCCAGCCCGGTCAGCCCCTGGCGCTCGACCCGGCCCTTTGCGCGGCGCTCAACGTCCGCGCGGGCGGCACGATCCGGGTGATCGCCCTGTGA